A genomic segment from Halorubrum depositum encodes:
- a CDS encoding DUF5805 domain-containing protein produces the protein MSDDRRSVKTYVPAEQKDRWRNHADELGMSQSEFVRTMVQAGRRGFSTGESENPAEPDPSGADPRGDGLETQVETALADGPLSWEELVESVVGDFEDQLEDALDALQDRNRVRYNGRKGGYTLTDE, from the coding sequence ATGAGCGACGATCGCCGCTCGGTAAAGACGTACGTTCCCGCCGAACAAAAGGATCGGTGGCGGAACCACGCGGACGAGCTCGGGATGTCCCAGAGCGAGTTCGTCAGGACGATGGTACAGGCCGGTCGGCGGGGGTTTTCGACGGGAGAATCCGAGAACCCCGCGGAACCCGATCCTTCGGGGGCTGACCCCAGGGGTGACGGCCTCGAAACGCAGGTCGAGACCGCCCTCGCAGATGGGCCGCTCTCGTGGGAGGAACTCGTCGAGTCGGTGGTCGGCGATTTCGAGGATCAACTGGAGGACGCGCTCGACGCGCTACAGGATCGCAACCGCGTCCGGTACAACGGGCGGAAGGGCGGGTACACCCTCACCGATGAGTAG
- a CDS encoding MBL fold metallo-hydrolase: MADSDWGDWLPRAVADADPDTVSLWYLGCNGFAIKGSEGTVLWIDPYVGTGDPPRTVRMIPVPFDPADVDVADAVLATHEHTDHVHGPSQAPILANTDADFVAPDDSLAVAREDEEWTEHWDVDGEAFLEVTEGDELKIGEFKFHVVETHDSDATHPVGYVIEHDAGTVFHAGDSKPSDSFPGLAETFDIDLGILAFGSVGTVPDKETGEPVRTKWYSDENEIAKAASDLELDRLVPTHWDMWKGLTADPTALHEHVRSFEHPNRLEIVEIGDRIEL; this comes from the coding sequence ATGGCCGACTCCGACTGGGGCGACTGGCTGCCGCGCGCGGTCGCGGACGCCGACCCCGACACCGTGTCGCTGTGGTACCTGGGCTGTAACGGCTTCGCGATCAAGGGGAGCGAGGGCACCGTCCTCTGGATCGACCCGTACGTCGGCACGGGCGACCCGCCTCGCACGGTGCGGATGATCCCGGTCCCCTTCGACCCCGCCGACGTCGACGTCGCGGACGCGGTCCTCGCGACCCACGAGCACACCGACCACGTCCACGGCCCCTCGCAGGCGCCGATCCTCGCGAACACCGACGCCGATTTCGTCGCGCCAGACGACTCCCTCGCGGTCGCGCGCGAGGACGAGGAGTGGACCGAGCACTGGGACGTCGACGGGGAGGCGTTCCTCGAGGTGACCGAGGGCGACGAGCTGAAGATCGGTGAGTTCAAGTTTCACGTCGTCGAAACGCACGACTCGGACGCCACGCACCCGGTCGGATACGTGATCGAACACGACGCCGGCACCGTGTTCCACGCCGGGGACAGCAAGCCCTCGGATTCGTTCCCGGGGCTCGCCGAGACGTTCGATATCGATCTCGGAATCTTAGCGTTCGGCTCGGTCGGCACCGTCCCCGACAAGGAGACGGGCGAGCCGGTTCGCACGAAGTGGTACAGCGACGAGAACGAGATCGCGAAGGCCGCCAGCGACCTCGAACTGGACCGACTCGTCCCGACGCACTGGGACATGTGGAAGGGGCTGACCGCGGACCCGACCGCGCTCCACGAGCACGTGCGGAGCTTCGAGCACCCGAACCGGCTGGAGATCGTCGAGATCGGCGACCGGATCGAGCTGTAG
- a CDS encoding NosD domain-containing protein, with translation MAILDPYSDRSRAVIAWVVVFAAIVGLVVAGAFLADPAANAPDPVAYDDTVELGLSTETDSLMSDSGRIPRVQVFYSQLQYVIGYNGVESFVDRLDDGYTERRFGYPLVAYVETFDGTEPGTTETGLFTAAESRPSSWTPAEEAVYVVGSEARTPAGKTVIPFSSRDAATAFTGSHGGKIVDWAELRTRSFDVDSGAVARAMAPERWEVADRRVTAAERTADRPVSVTVGEDAETISAAVDAAPPNTTVVVPSGSYEERVNVTKPLTIAGEGAHVSGGGNGSVITVRAPNVAVTGLTIDGTGNRTRDPEAAQRRAEEAAQGNKTESWDTNIQLGYGYGDAGIRGLGAPGLFVDDVMIDTNASGVLLRDRSDAVIRDIEVNGTAEWNDGFMGITGMESQVTVTNGTFTNGRDGIYLHRADGSVVRNSTFRENRYGVHLMYTGDALIADNSFRDEIFAGITVMTRPARNAIVGNDVRGSAAGIQASGTLTYVGYNTLAHNDLGFSTSSRGSLYEHNVVVDNEVGARATTVVPASRVVANDFVGNDHHARAGAGPLRVWADGDRGTYWEGANAGLHESGERAYRPTSPIDAALHREPAVVALRESPVNELLERLRGTVAGARSGSIIDPAPAREPYAPDRVAAAADPNGTAVHADWRAQIDDRGHAARQLDDQPMTADDRNEMRPIWGIEPNEQAAVEEASP, from the coding sequence GTGGCGATTCTCGACCCGTACAGCGACCGATCGCGGGCTGTGATTGCCTGGGTTGTCGTATTCGCGGCCATCGTCGGGCTCGTCGTCGCTGGAGCGTTTCTTGCCGACCCTGCGGCGAACGCCCCTGACCCCGTCGCGTACGATGATACCGTCGAGCTCGGGCTGTCTACGGAAACGGATTCGCTAATGTCCGACTCCGGCCGAATCCCGCGCGTTCAGGTGTTTTACTCGCAGCTCCAGTACGTCATTGGATACAACGGCGTCGAGTCCTTCGTCGATCGACTCGACGATGGCTACACCGAGCGTCGGTTCGGCTATCCGCTCGTCGCGTACGTCGAAACCTTCGATGGAACCGAGCCGGGGACGACTGAGACGGGGTTGTTCACAGCGGCCGAATCGAGACCGTCGTCGTGGACGCCCGCCGAAGAAGCGGTCTACGTTGTCGGCAGTGAGGCTCGGACACCGGCTGGCAAGACGGTTATCCCGTTTTCCTCTCGGGACGCGGCAACAGCGTTCACCGGGAGCCATGGCGGGAAAATCGTCGATTGGGCGGAGCTTCGGACGCGATCGTTCGACGTTGACTCCGGGGCGGTCGCGCGGGCGATGGCACCGGAACGGTGGGAGGTGGCGGACAGACGGGTCACAGCCGCAGAGCGAACCGCCGACCGCCCCGTCTCGGTCACCGTCGGTGAGGATGCCGAGACGATTTCGGCCGCGGTCGACGCGGCCCCGCCGAACACGACGGTCGTCGTGCCGTCAGGATCCTACGAGGAGCGGGTCAATGTCACGAAACCGCTCACGATCGCCGGCGAAGGCGCACACGTCAGCGGCGGCGGAAACGGTTCGGTGATCACCGTCCGGGCTCCGAACGTCGCGGTCACGGGACTGACGATCGACGGCACCGGTAATCGGACTCGGGATCCCGAAGCGGCCCAACGACGGGCCGAAGAGGCCGCGCAAGGAAACAAGACGGAGTCGTGGGACACGAACATCCAACTCGGATACGGCTACGGCGACGCCGGGATCCGCGGACTCGGCGCGCCGGGGTTGTTCGTTGACGACGTGATGATCGACACGAACGCGAGCGGCGTTCTCCTGCGGGACAGATCAGACGCGGTGATCCGTGATATCGAGGTCAACGGAACGGCCGAGTGGAACGACGGCTTCATGGGAATCACCGGAATGGAGTCTCAAGTCACGGTCACCAACGGGACGTTCACGAACGGTCGTGACGGGATATACCTTCACCGCGCCGACGGATCGGTTGTCAGAAACTCGACGTTCAGAGAGAACCGTTACGGCGTCCATCTCATGTACACCGGCGACGCCCTGATCGCGGACAACTCGTTCCGGGACGAAATCTTCGCGGGGATCACCGTAATGACTCGACCTGCCCGCAACGCGATCGTCGGCAACGACGTGCGCGGCTCAGCGGCCGGGATACAGGCGTCCGGCACGCTGACGTACGTCGGATACAACACGCTCGCACACAACGATCTGGGCTTTTCCACCAGCTCGCGCGGATCGCTATACGAGCACAACGTCGTCGTGGACAACGAGGTGGGCGCACGAGCGACGACGGTCGTGCCTGCGAGCCGTGTGGTCGCAAACGACTTCGTGGGGAACGACCATCACGCTAGGGCGGGAGCAGGGCCGCTACGCGTGTGGGCCGACGGCGACCGCGGCACCTACTGGGAGGGAGCGAACGCGGGACTCCACGAGTCGGGCGAGCGCGCCTACCGCCCGACGTCGCCGATCGACGCCGCCCTCCACCGGGAACCGGCCGTCGTTGCGCTCCGCGAGTCGCCGGTGAACGAACTTCTCGAACGGCTCCGTGGCACCGTCGCGGGGGCGCGTTCTGGGAGTATCATCGATCCCGCGCCGGCGCGGGAGCCGTACGCTCCCGATCGGGTCGCAGCGGCCGCAGACCCGAACGGGACGGCGGTCCACGCCGACTGGCGGGCGCAGATCGATGACCGCGGCCACGCTGCTCGGCAACTTGACGACCAACCTATGACCGCGGACGACCGAAACGAAATGCGACCGATCTGGGGCATCGAGCCGAACGAACAGGCGGCGGTCGAGGAGGCGTCTCCGTGA
- a CDS encoding ABC transporter ATP-binding protein: MVVDDLTRTYGGVPVLDSVSLAFGPGLTAVIGPNGSGKSTLLGALAETVPPITGEIRRPNAEDGSGKSIGYLPQQVPFREGFTARETLAFYARLVDGDPDAALASVGLSDAADKPVEDLSGGMQRLLGIAQAMLGDPPLVVLDEPASGLDPGMRERAFRTAAAHATDDVTVVVSTHNLDLVDAHADRVVMLARGRVVAAGDLDALRNEYGVDTTAALYEAAGRDAALSGTADDADPARSGAAAEDEQNMSGDDGDRDVHVTGVSER, encoded by the coding sequence GTGGTCGTCGACGACCTCACCCGGACGTACGGCGGCGTGCCGGTGCTCGATTCGGTGTCACTCGCGTTCGGGCCGGGACTCACCGCGGTGATCGGGCCGAATGGCTCCGGAAAGTCGACGCTGCTTGGTGCGCTCGCGGAAACCGTTCCCCCGATCACCGGGGAGATCCGACGGCCGAACGCCGAGGACGGGAGTGGGAAGTCCATCGGTTACCTCCCTCAGCAGGTCCCGTTTCGTGAGGGATTCACCGCTCGGGAAACGCTCGCGTTCTACGCGCGACTTGTTGACGGAGATCCCGACGCCGCGCTCGCGTCGGTCGGACTGTCGGACGCCGCCGACAAACCGGTCGAGGATCTCTCGGGTGGGATGCAGCGGCTTCTCGGCATCGCACAGGCGATGCTGGGCGATCCGCCGCTCGTCGTGCTCGACGAGCCGGCCAGCGGGCTCGACCCCGGAATGCGCGAGCGGGCGTTCCGGACTGCGGCCGCCCACGCGACCGACGACGTGACGGTCGTCGTGAGTACACACAATCTCGACCTCGTTGATGCCCACGCTGATCGCGTCGTCATGCTCGCCCGCGGACGGGTCGTAGCCGCCGGCGACCTCGACGCCCTCCGCAACGAGTACGGCGTCGACACGACCGCGGCGCTGTACGAAGCCGCGGGACGCGACGCTGCCCTGTCCGGGACCGCCGACGACGCAGACCCAGCGAGAAGCGGTGCGGCGGCCGAAGACGAGCAAAACATGTCCGGCGACGACGGCGACCGCGATGTCCACGTGACGGGGGTATCCGAACGATGA
- a CDS encoding copper ABC transporter permease produces the protein MTGDLGVTDAFAGAGTVFRRELARVLRTPGYGVLAVGLLAVLWLLVAVGGGGATGFVPAVVDLLLPAELLVPLLAVVLGYRALLADAVSGEFAVIRTYPVGVAGYVVGVLLARLVALVAVVGLPFAVIGGYVWLTAAPDTGIFATHAGVDSPLLYVRFLALITLFGAAFLALSMWVSAAATSRRGAAALAVLAFLVGTLGGDLALIQSLMAGADPSTVAGRAALMPNGAFRGLVFETVIGVSFAQEGNVVDVGRAVGSLAGWTLFGSLASVGTLVFRERMSTAIERSRFRFAE, from the coding sequence ATGACCGGGGATCTCGGCGTGACCGACGCGTTTGCCGGCGCGGGGACCGTGTTCCGGCGAGAGCTCGCGAGAGTCCTGCGCACGCCCGGCTACGGCGTCCTCGCTGTCGGCTTACTCGCCGTGCTCTGGCTTCTGGTCGCCGTCGGTGGCGGTGGCGCGACGGGGTTCGTTCCGGCGGTTGTCGACCTTCTCCTGCCGGCCGAGCTGCTGGTGCCGCTGCTCGCGGTCGTGCTGGGGTATCGGGCGCTGTTGGCGGACGCGGTCAGCGGCGAGTTCGCCGTGATCCGGACGTATCCGGTTGGCGTCGCGGGCTACGTCGTCGGCGTCCTGCTTGCACGGCTGGTCGCGTTGGTTGCGGTCGTCGGCCTCCCATTCGCCGTGATCGGCGGCTACGTCTGGCTGACCGCCGCCCCTGACACCGGAATCTTCGCGACCCACGCGGGCGTCGACTCGCCGCTGCTGTACGTCCGTTTTCTCGCACTGATCACGCTGTTCGGAGCGGCGTTCCTCGCCCTGTCGATGTGGGTGTCGGCAGCAGCGACGAGCCGGCGGGGCGCGGCCGCGCTCGCGGTCCTCGCGTTCCTCGTCGGTACGCTCGGCGGCGACCTAGCGCTCATTCAGTCGTTGATGGCTGGTGCCGACCCGTCGACAGTCGCCGGACGAGCCGCGCTCATGCCGAACGGAGCCTTCCGAGGGCTCGTCTTCGAGACCGTGATCGGCGTTTCGTTCGCGCAGGAGGGGAACGTCGTCGACGTCGGCCGGGCGGTCGGCTCGCTTGCGGGGTGGACGCTCTTCGGAAGCCTCGCTTCGGTCGGAACTCTCGTCTTCCGGGAGCGCATGAGTACCGCAATCGAACGGAGCCGATTCCGGTTCGCGGAGTGA
- a CDS encoding nitrous oxide reductase accessory protein NosL — protein sequence MNRRRVIATGIGGAVTGLAGCLGGSASEETLPDPADLEGEFDTDHGMAIGPHGGANGQIFYRDADPRDEGNPAWFHTLVHSFFPYHFDRLDRGWEPVVVYVTDFSRVEYTVRQRDGAPRMPSPTAPETFADATDLLYVAESDVMGGMGPALHPFSDQEEAQSFIDTHSGQMFDYEEIDRTLIEGIRQSEN from the coding sequence ATGAACCGACGCCGCGTCATCGCTACCGGGATCGGCGGTGCGGTCACCGGACTCGCCGGCTGTCTCGGCGGGAGCGCCTCCGAGGAAACGCTCCCCGACCCGGCAGATCTTGAGGGAGAGTTCGACACCGACCACGGGATGGCGATCGGCCCTCACGGGGGCGCAAACGGGCAGATCTTCTACCGAGACGCCGATCCGCGGGACGAGGGCAATCCGGCGTGGTTCCACACCCTCGTCCACAGCTTCTTTCCCTACCACTTCGATCGGCTGGACCGCGGCTGGGAGCCGGTCGTCGTCTACGTAACCGACTTCTCGCGCGTCGAGTACACCGTGCGGCAGCGTGACGGTGCGCCGCGAATGCCGTCGCCGACGGCACCGGAGACGTTCGCCGACGCAACCGACCTCCTCTACGTCGCCGAAAGCGACGTGATGGGTGGGATGGGCCCGGCGCTCCACCCGTTCTCGGACCAAGAGGAGGCCCAATCGTTCATCGACACCCACAGCGGCCAGATGTTTGATTACGAAGAGATCGACCGCACCCTGATCGAAGGGATTCGACAATCGGAAAACTGA
- a CDS encoding DUF7471 family protein encodes MIASLTTRAVFPAFVPLTVQGSPVLLAVIACAGIGTGILFLVSLVAYRRRQTGQYRLISAAVGVLVLRSLVGAGTVLGIVPMPVHHFVEHSLDFLIAAMVLYAVYAYAPGSLSDSSTAD; translated from the coding sequence GTGATCGCATCTCTCACCACTCGGGCCGTCTTCCCGGCGTTCGTGCCACTCACCGTCCAAGGGTCGCCCGTGCTACTGGCCGTCATCGCGTGCGCCGGGATCGGAACCGGTATACTGTTTCTCGTGAGTCTCGTCGCGTATCGACGCCGCCAGACCGGCCAGTACCGACTGATCAGCGCTGCGGTCGGCGTGCTCGTTCTGCGGTCGCTGGTCGGTGCCGGGACCGTGTTGGGGATCGTCCCGATGCCGGTTCATCACTTCGTCGAACACAGCCTCGATTTCCTGATCGCCGCGATGGTTCTCTACGCGGTGTATGCGTACGCGCCGGGCTCACTAAGTGACAGCTCCACTGCGGACTGA
- a CDS encoding winged helix-turn-helix transcriptional regulator — translation MATTRDRVRQHVRETPGVHFNQVERDLDIATGQAQYHLRRLVNDEELIVERIAGQTHYFDPSFDPWERRALAFLRRETAREIVLRLHADGPLRPETLTTELDLARSTVSWHVSTLSDAGIVTKSDDRPMTITLTRPDRTAELLEVVSPSLPDRLVDRFIRSVDSLFE, via the coding sequence ATGGCGACGACCAGAGATCGGGTGCGACAACACGTCCGGGAGACACCCGGCGTCCACTTCAACCAGGTGGAACGCGATCTGGACATCGCCACCGGACAGGCGCAGTACCACCTTCGGCGACTGGTGAACGACGAGGAGTTGATCGTCGAGCGGATCGCTGGTCAAACTCACTACTTCGACCCGTCGTTCGACCCGTGGGAGCGGCGTGCTCTCGCGTTCCTTCGACGTGAGACCGCCCGCGAGATCGTACTGCGGCTCCATGCGGACGGTCCTCTTCGCCCGGAAACACTAACCACAGAATTGGACCTCGCGCGGAGCACGGTCTCGTGGCACGTCTCGACCCTCAGCGACGCTGGAATCGTCACGAAATCCGACGACCGCCCGATGACGATCACGCTGACCCGCCCGGACCGCACGGCTGAGTTGCTTGAGGTGGTGTCGCCCTCGCTGCCAGACCGGCTCGTCGACCGGTTCATTCGAAGCGTCGACAGCCTCTTCGAATAA
- a CDS encoding SCO family protein, translated as MDRRSFCKTAGVAGVTAGTAGCLGVLGSSGAEGTVLGPPERDLSEASFPSYGDNMPEFTVPDPIHGEEISTAQFEGERAVLWTSFYTNCPDGVCPALILRLRRGQEAAAEVGYGDQVAFLPITFDPERDTAEALREYAGQQGVDLDAGNWHFLRPETYERAQEIHDEHFGLKIEKQPADDIENLEYRFPHYGLIILANKQGIIERAYPRGPRTDIERLVDDLGRVATA; from the coding sequence ATGGACCGACGGAGTTTCTGTAAAACGGCCGGCGTCGCGGGAGTCACCGCCGGCACTGCCGGTTGTCTTGGTGTCCTTGGCAGTAGTGGCGCCGAAGGAACCGTTCTCGGACCGCCGGAGCGAGACCTCAGCGAGGCATCATTCCCGAGCTACGGTGACAACATGCCCGAGTTCACCGTCCCCGACCCGATCCACGGCGAGGAGATATCGACGGCCCAGTTCGAGGGCGAGCGCGCGGTGCTGTGGACGTCATTTTACACCAACTGTCCGGACGGGGTGTGTCCCGCACTCATTCTCCGGCTCCGTCGCGGACAGGAGGCCGCCGCCGAGGTGGGATACGGCGACCAAGTCGCGTTTCTCCCCATCACGTTCGATCCCGAGCGCGACACCGCCGAGGCCCTCCGCGAGTACGCCGGCCAGCAGGGGGTCGACCTCGACGCGGGGAACTGGCACTTCCTCCGCCCAGAGACCTACGAGCGGGCCCAAGAGATACACGACGAGCACTTCGGTCTGAAGATCGAGAAGCAACCGGCAGATGACATCGAGAATTTAGAGTATCGCTTCCCGCACTACGGGCTCATCATCCTCGCCAATAAGCAAGGGATCATCGAGCGGGCGTACCCACGGGGCCCGCGAACCGACATCGAACGGCTCGTCGACGACCTCGGACGAGTTGCCACCGCGTGA
- a CDS encoding sulfite exporter TauE/SafE family protein, which produces MIESLLRIDVVLFVLIGVLGGAHCIGMCGPLVTMYSKQMTPQSDGGTVTANDGRAGHLTTYEVRQHFLFNVGRATTYAILGTLFGALGSVVFVTADQLTPIADLLRGVVGLAVGGFIVATGVRYVIGGSGGDIRIPGVQRVTSWLATRVHRHVNSPSIVGLGAVHAFLPCPMLYPAYLFAFASGSPTTGGIALGALGIGTIPAVFLYGTIIQSIDVAHRRRVHRLLGVVFVVLGYVLLAHGLMALGVHLPHPMFPHYQPLGGAMGH; this is translated from the coding sequence ATGATCGAGTCGCTCCTCCGAATTGACGTCGTCCTCTTCGTTCTCATCGGCGTGCTCGGCGGCGCACACTGTATCGGGATGTGTGGGCCGTTAGTGACGATGTACTCGAAACAAATGACGCCGCAGTCCGATGGCGGAACGGTGACAGCCAACGACGGGCGTGCCGGTCATCTCACGACCTACGAGGTTCGCCAGCACTTCCTGTTCAACGTCGGCCGAGCGACGACATACGCAATTCTCGGGACTCTCTTCGGCGCGCTCGGAAGTGTCGTGTTCGTCACCGCTGACCAGCTGACACCGATCGCCGACCTCCTGCGAGGTGTTGTCGGTCTTGCGGTCGGAGGGTTCATTGTGGCGACAGGCGTTCGATATGTGATTGGAGGAAGCGGAGGCGATATTCGAATACCCGGCGTCCAGCGCGTTACGTCGTGGCTCGCAACGAGAGTCCATCGGCACGTCAACAGCCCGAGTATTGTTGGGCTCGGGGCCGTCCACGCGTTTCTTCCCTGCCCGATGCTGTATCCCGCGTATCTGTTCGCCTTCGCGAGCGGCTCCCCGACCACCGGTGGAATCGCTCTCGGTGCCCTCGGTATTGGGACGATTCCGGCCGTCTTCCTCTATGGGACGATTATCCAGTCGATTGACGTTGCCCACCGGCGTCGTGTTCATCGGCTACTCGGCGTGGTGTTCGTCGTGCTGGGGTACGTGCTGCTCGCGCACGGGCTGATGGCGCTCGGTGTTCATCTTCCACACCCGATGTTCCCGCATTACCAGCCCCTCGGGGGCGCGATGGGGCACTGA
- a CDS encoding glutamate-5-semialdehyde dehydrogenase has protein sequence MSETTEIERDTDELVEQSGRAALRLANADEATRDAALRSIADALRANEAEILDANARDVEAAEEMLAAGEYTQALVDRLKLDAAKLEDIAGMVESVAGQDDPLGRTLAARELDEGLELFRVSVPIGVVATVFESRPDALVQIAALALKSGNAVILKGGSEASESNRVLHRVIREATADLPDGWAGLVEAHEEVDRLLERDDAVDLVMPRGSSEFVSYIQDNTQIPVLGHTEGVCHVYVDDEADLEMAADVAFDAKVQYPAVCNAVETLLVNESVAPDLLPDLVERYEEAGVELRGDAATREIVDVGAATDDDWDTEYGDLELSIKLVDDVYEAVEHVNAHGSKHTESIVTEDRSAADAFMTGIDAASVFHNASTRFADGYRYGLGAEVGISTGKVHARGPVGLEGLTTYKYYLEGDGHLVASYSGEDALPFTHRELDAEWEFGGR, from the coding sequence ATGAGTGAGACCACCGAGATCGAGCGCGACACGGACGAACTGGTCGAACAGAGCGGGCGGGCCGCCCTGCGGCTCGCCAACGCCGACGAGGCGACCCGAGACGCGGCGCTCCGGTCGATCGCCGACGCCCTCCGCGCGAACGAGGCGGAGATCCTCGACGCGAACGCGCGGGACGTCGAGGCGGCCGAGGAGATGCTGGCGGCCGGCGAGTACACGCAGGCGCTCGTCGACCGCCTGAAGCTCGACGCCGCGAAGCTCGAGGACATCGCCGGAATGGTCGAGTCCGTCGCCGGGCAGGACGACCCCCTCGGCCGGACGCTCGCGGCCCGCGAACTCGACGAGGGGCTGGAGCTGTTCCGGGTGTCGGTGCCGATCGGCGTGGTCGCGACCGTCTTCGAGTCGCGGCCGGACGCGCTCGTCCAGATCGCGGCGCTCGCCCTGAAGTCCGGCAACGCCGTCATCCTCAAGGGCGGCAGCGAGGCGAGCGAGTCGAACCGCGTCCTCCACCGCGTGATCCGCGAGGCGACCGCCGACCTCCCCGACGGCTGGGCGGGGCTCGTCGAGGCCCACGAGGAGGTCGACCGCCTCCTCGAGCGCGACGACGCCGTCGACCTGGTGATGCCGCGCGGCTCCTCGGAGTTCGTCTCCTACATCCAGGACAACACGCAGATCCCCGTGCTCGGCCACACGGAGGGGGTCTGTCACGTCTACGTCGACGACGAGGCCGACCTCGAGATGGCCGCCGACGTCGCCTTCGACGCGAAGGTCCAGTACCCGGCGGTGTGTAACGCGGTCGAAACGCTGCTCGTGAACGAGTCCGTCGCGCCGGACCTCCTCCCCGACCTCGTCGAGCGTTACGAGGAGGCCGGCGTCGAGCTCCGCGGCGACGCGGCGACCCGGGAGATCGTCGACGTCGGCGCGGCGACCGACGACGACTGGGACACGGAGTACGGCGACCTCGAACTGTCGATCAAGCTCGTCGACGACGTCTACGAGGCGGTCGAGCACGTCAACGCGCACGGCTCCAAACACACGGAGTCCATCGTCACGGAGGACCGCTCTGCCGCCGACGCGTTCATGACCGGGATCGACGCCGCGAGCGTCTTCCACAACGCCTCCACCCGCTTCGCCGACGGCTACCGCTACGGGCTCGGCGCCGAGGTGGGTATCTCGACCGGAAAGGTCCACGCGCGCGGCCCGGTCGGGTTGGAGGGACTGACGACGTACAAGTACTACCTCGAGGGCGACGGGCACCTCGTCGCGAGCTACAGCGGCGAGGACGCGCTCCCGTTCACCCACCGCGAGCTCGACGCCGAGTGGGAGTTCGGCGGACGCTAG
- the proB gene encoding glutamate 5-kinase, whose translation MTSEGTAVGAVDADAVDRARTAAAEADRVVVKAGTNSLTDEDSRLDRVKLDKLVADVMDLRRRGKEVVLVSSGAVGAGIGRLGNGGSAAVDVDIDRGSDVIDERQALSTVGQSLLMRHYTQSFDRYEQPVAQILVTGADLDAPERFDNFTNTVETLLDWGVVPVINENDAVATDELRIGDNDMLSASAAMALDVDLLVTLTDVDGVYTGNPKRDPEATVIEAVGTNYDAVRELVGDSTATDFGGIQTKVEGARDVAESGTPAVIAGSATRDVLARIAAGKPTGTLFVPTSGETNE comes from the coding sequence ATGACGAGTGAGGGGACCGCGGTCGGAGCCGTGGACGCCGACGCCGTCGACCGCGCGCGGACCGCGGCCGCCGAGGCCGACCGCGTGGTGGTGAAGGCCGGCACCAACTCCCTGACCGACGAGGACTCGCGGCTCGACCGCGTGAAGCTCGACAAGCTCGTCGCCGACGTGATGGACCTCCGGCGGCGGGGCAAGGAGGTCGTCCTCGTCTCCTCGGGCGCCGTCGGCGCCGGGATCGGTCGGCTCGGAAACGGCGGCTCCGCCGCGGTCGACGTCGACATCGACCGCGGAAGCGACGTGATCGACGAGCGCCAGGCGCTGTCGACGGTCGGCCAGAGCCTCCTGATGCGCCACTACACGCAGAGCTTCGACCGATACGAGCAGCCGGTCGCGCAGATCCTCGTGACCGGCGCCGACCTCGACGCGCCGGAGCGGTTCGACAACTTCACGAACACCGTCGAGACCCTGCTGGACTGGGGCGTCGTCCCCGTCATCAACGAGAACGACGCGGTCGCGACCGACGAGCTGCGGATCGGCGACAACGACATGCTGTCGGCGTCGGCCGCGATGGCGCTCGACGTCGATCTGCTGGTCACGCTCACCGACGTCGACGGTGTGTACACCGGGAACCCGAAGCGCGACCCGGAGGCGACCGTCATCGAGGCGGTCGGAACGAACTACGACGCCGTCCGCGAGCTCGTCGGCGACAGCACCGCCACCGACTTCGGCGGGATCCAGACGAAGGTGGAGGGCGCGCGCGACGTCGCCGAGAGCGGTACCCCCGCCGTCATCGCCGGGTCCGCCACCCGAGACGTGTTAGCGCGGATCGCAGCCGGTAAACCGACGGGCACGCTATTCGTGCCGACATCGGGTGAGACGAATGAGTGA